The proteins below come from a single Stutzerimonas stutzeri RCH2 genomic window:
- the glmS gene encoding glutamine--fructose-6-phosphate transaminase (isomerizing): MCGIVGAVAERNITAILLEGLKRLEYRGYDSAGVAVLDDSGTLERLRRNGKVAELEQAQQQTPLVGRLGIAHTRWATHGAPCERNAHPHFSGDELAVVHNGIIENHEALRAQLKDMGYVFVSDTDTEVIVHLLHHKLESLGDLTAALKAAVKELHGAYGLAVISAKQPDRLLAARSGSPLVIGLGLGENFLASDQLALRQVTDRFMYLEEGDIAEIRRDSVQIWDVDGEPVQREAVQYHEGAEAADKGAYRHFMLKEIHEQPKVVQRTLEGRLGDRQVLVEAFGPQAGELFAKVRNVQIVACGTSYHAGMVARYWLEELAGIPCQVEVASEFRYRKVVVQPDTLFVTISQSGETADTLAALRNAKQRSTEEGGYLASLAICNVGISSLVRESDLTLLTQAGPEIGVASTKAFTTQLVGLMLLTLSLGHVRGTLSAASEAELVEELRRLPTRLGEALAMDTTVEKISEHFAEKHHTLFLGRGAQYPVAMEGALKLKEISYIHAEAYPAGELKHGPLALVDADMPVVTVAPNNELLEKLKSNLQEVRARGGELIVFADREAGFDNAEGIFVVNMPHIHDALAPILYTLPLQLLSYYVAVLRGTDVDQPRNLAKSVTVE; the protein is encoded by the coding sequence ATGTGTGGCATCGTTGGCGCCGTCGCCGAACGCAACATCACCGCGATCCTTCTCGAAGGCCTCAAACGCCTCGAATACCGTGGCTACGATAGCGCCGGTGTGGCCGTGCTGGATGACAGCGGCACGCTGGAGCGTCTGCGCCGCAACGGCAAGGTCGCTGAGCTGGAGCAGGCTCAGCAGCAGACGCCGCTGGTTGGCCGCCTGGGCATTGCCCACACTCGCTGGGCGACGCACGGCGCGCCCTGTGAGCGCAATGCCCATCCGCATTTCTCCGGCGACGAACTGGCTGTGGTGCACAACGGCATCATCGAGAATCACGAGGCGTTGCGCGCCCAGCTCAAGGACATGGGCTACGTGTTCGTTTCCGACACCGATACCGAAGTCATCGTGCACCTGCTGCACCACAAGCTGGAATCGCTGGGCGATCTCACTGCAGCGCTCAAGGCAGCGGTCAAGGAGCTGCATGGCGCCTATGGCTTGGCGGTAATCAGTGCCAAGCAGCCGGATCGTCTGCTCGCCGCGCGCAGCGGCAGCCCGCTGGTGATCGGCCTCGGGCTGGGCGAAAACTTTCTCGCTTCCGACCAGCTGGCCCTGCGTCAGGTCACCGACCGCTTCATGTATCTGGAAGAAGGCGATATCGCCGAGATCCGTCGCGACTCCGTGCAGATCTGGGATGTCGATGGCGAGCCGGTGCAGCGCGAGGCGGTGCAGTATCACGAAGGCGCCGAGGCGGCCGACAAGGGCGCGTATCGCCACTTCATGCTCAAGGAAATTCATGAGCAGCCCAAGGTGGTGCAGCGCACCCTGGAAGGCCGCCTCGGCGACCGTCAGGTGCTGGTGGAAGCGTTCGGCCCGCAGGCCGGCGAACTGTTCGCCAAGGTGCGCAACGTGCAGATCGTCGCCTGTGGCACCAGCTATCACGCCGGCATGGTGGCGCGGTACTGGCTGGAAGAGCTGGCCGGCATCCCCTGCCAGGTCGAAGTGGCCAGTGAGTTCCGCTACCGCAAGGTGGTGGTGCAGCCGGACACCCTGTTCGTCACCATTTCCCAGTCCGGCGAGACGGCCGATACGCTCGCAGCGCTGCGCAACGCCAAACAGCGTTCCACGGAAGAAGGCGGCTATCTCGCCAGCCTGGCGATCTGCAACGTCGGCATCAGCTCGCTGGTGCGCGAGTCGGACCTGACCCTGCTGACCCAGGCCGGTCCCGAAATCGGCGTTGCCTCGACCAAAGCCTTCACCACCCAGCTGGTCGGCCTGATGCTGCTGACCCTGTCGCTGGGGCATGTTCGCGGCACGCTGAGCGCGGCCAGTGAAGCCGAACTGGTGGAGGAACTGCGCCGACTGCCGACGCGTCTGGGCGAGGCGCTGGCGATGGACACTACGGTGGAGAAGATTTCCGAGCACTTCGCCGAGAAGCACCACACGCTGTTCCTCGGCCGCGGCGCGCAGTATCCGGTGGCGATGGAAGGCGCGCTCAAGCTCAAGGAAATCTCCTACATCCATGCCGAAGCCTACCCGGCCGGGGAGCTCAAGCACGGCCCGCTGGCGCTGGTGGATGCCGACATGCCGGTGGTCACCGTGGCGCCAAACAACGAGCTGCTGGAGAAGCTCAAGTCGAACCTGCAGGAAGTTCGCGCTCGTGGCGGCGAACTGATCGTCTTTGCCGATCGCGAGGCCGGGTTCGACAACGCTGAAGGCATCTTCGTGGTGAACATGCCGCACATCCATGACGCCCTGGCGCCAATCCTCTACACCCTGCCGCTGCAGTTGCTGTCGTACTACGTCGCCGTGCTGCGCGGCACCGACGTCGACCAGCCGCGCAACCTGGCCAAGTCCGTAACCGTCGAGTGA
- a CDS encoding DeoR/GlpR family DNA-binding transcription regulator, translating to MSKRNTPQRRHAILALLNERGEVSVDELSRRFETSEVTIRKDLAALEKNGLLLRRYGGAVPLPQELIGDNVQPVSPYKQAIAGAAVGCIREHARIIIDSGTTTAAMIPQLGHKHGLVVMTNSLNVVNALRELEHEPVLLMTGGTWDPHSESFQGQVAEQVLRSYDFDQLFIGADGIDLERGTTTFNELLGLSRVMADVAREVIVLAEADKIGRRIPNLELPWSSVHTLITDERLSDEARTSILARGVKLICVAVEPNLET from the coding sequence ATGTCGAAGCGCAACACACCGCAACGTCGCCACGCCATTCTCGCTCTGCTCAATGAGCGTGGCGAAGTCAGCGTCGACGAGTTGTCCCGGCGCTTCGAGACCTCGGAAGTCACCATTCGCAAGGACCTCGCGGCGCTGGAGAAGAACGGCTTGCTGCTGCGTCGGTACGGCGGTGCGGTGCCGCTGCCTCAGGAACTGATCGGCGACAACGTACAGCCCGTCTCGCCTTACAAGCAGGCGATTGCCGGCGCCGCGGTAGGCTGCATCCGCGAGCATGCGCGCATCATCATTGACAGCGGCACCACGACCGCGGCGATGATTCCGCAGCTGGGTCACAAGCACGGGCTGGTGGTCATGACCAACTCGCTGAACGTGGTCAATGCGTTGCGCGAGCTGGAGCACGAGCCGGTGCTGCTGATGACTGGCGGCACCTGGGATCCGCATTCGGAGTCTTTTCAAGGGCAGGTCGCCGAGCAGGTACTGCGTTCGTATGATTTCGACCAGCTGTTCATCGGCGCCGATGGCATCGACCTGGAGCGCGGCACTACGACGTTCAACGAGCTATTGGGGTTGTCGCGCGTGATGGCCGATGTCGCGCGTGAAGTCATCGTGCTCGCCGAGGCCGACAAGATCGGCCGGCGCATTCCCAATCTCGAGCTGCCGTGGAGCAGCGTGCACACCCTGATTACCGATGAGCGTCTCAGCGACGAGGCGCGCACCAGCATCCTGGCCCGTGGCGTGAAACTGATCTGCGTGGCCGTCGAACCCAATCTGGAGACCTGA
- the glmU gene encoding bifunctional UDP-N-acetylglucosamine diphosphorylase/glucosamine-1-phosphate N-acetyltransferase GlmU has product MSLDIVILAAGQGTRMRSALPKVLHPVAGKSMLGHVIDTARALQPQSIQVVIGHGAEQVRLRLAGDDLDYVVQAEQLGTGHAVAQALPNLSAERVLILYGDVPLIEAETLQRLLQKVGPEQLALLTVTLDDPTGYGRIVRDARGEVQAIVEHKDASDEQKAIREGNTGILAVPGSRIGEWLGRLSNSNAQGEYYLTDVIAMAVADGLRVATEQPLDAMEVQGANDRIQLAELERHYQQRAARRLMAQGVTLRDPARFDVRGELSVGRDVLIDVNVVLEGTVVIEDDVQIGPNCVIKDSTLRRGAIIKANSHLEGAVVGEGADCGPFARLRPGAVLGKKAHVGNFVELKNATLGDGAKAGHLSYLGDAEIGARTNIGAGTITCNYDGANKFKTVMGEDVFIGSNSSLVAPLHLGDGATTGAGSTITEDVPAHTLGLGRGRQRNIDGWQRPTKK; this is encoded by the coding sequence ATGTCTCTCGATATCGTCATTCTCGCCGCTGGCCAGGGCACCCGTATGCGCTCGGCCCTGCCCAAGGTGCTGCACCCGGTTGCCGGAAAATCCATGCTCGGGCACGTCATCGATACGGCCCGCGCGCTGCAGCCGCAGAGCATTCAGGTGGTCATCGGCCACGGTGCCGAGCAGGTGCGCCTGCGGCTGGCCGGTGATGACCTTGACTACGTGGTTCAAGCCGAGCAGCTGGGTACCGGGCATGCAGTGGCCCAGGCGTTGCCGAATCTCTCGGCAGAGCGTGTGCTGATCCTCTATGGCGATGTGCCGCTGATCGAAGCCGAAACGCTACAGCGCCTGCTGCAGAAGGTCGGGCCGGAGCAGCTGGCGCTGCTGACGGTTACGCTGGATGACCCGACCGGCTATGGCCGAATCGTCCGTGACGCGCGCGGCGAAGTGCAGGCCATCGTCGAGCATAAGGATGCCAGCGACGAGCAGAAGGCGATCCGCGAAGGCAATACGGGGATTCTCGCGGTTCCGGGCAGTCGTATCGGCGAATGGCTTGGCCGCCTGTCCAACAGTAACGCCCAGGGCGAGTATTACCTGACGGATGTGATCGCCATGGCCGTCGCCGATGGCCTGCGCGTGGCCACCGAGCAGCCGCTGGATGCAATGGAAGTGCAGGGCGCCAACGACCGCATCCAGCTGGCCGAACTGGAGCGCCACTACCAGCAGCGCGCAGCCCGGCGCCTGATGGCGCAAGGCGTAACGCTGCGCGATCCGGCGCGCTTCGACGTGCGTGGGGAGCTCAGTGTCGGTCGTGATGTGCTGATCGATGTGAACGTGGTGCTGGAAGGCACAGTGGTCATCGAAGACGATGTGCAGATCGGGCCGAACTGCGTGATCAAGGACAGCACCCTGCGCCGCGGCGCGATCATCAAGGCCAACTCCCATCTGGAGGGTGCGGTAGTCGGCGAGGGCGCGGATTGCGGGCCGTTCGCGCGTCTGCGTCCGGGCGCGGTACTGGGCAAGAAGGCCCATGTCGGTAACTTCGTCGAGCTGAAGAACGCGACGCTGGGCGACGGTGCCAAGGCCGGTCACCTCAGCTATCTCGGTGATGCCGAGATCGGCGCGCGGACCAACATCGGCGCCGGCACCATCACCTGCAATTACGATGGCGCCAACAAGTTCAAGACAGTAATGGGCGAGGACGTCTTTATCGGCTCCAACAGCTCGCTGGTGGCGCCGCTGCATCTGGGCGACGGCGCCACGACCGGTGCTGGCTCGACCATCACCGAAGACGTGCCGGCACACACTCTCGGGCTCGGTCGTGGGCGTCAGCGCAATATCGACGGCTGGCAACGGCCGACCAAGAAGTGA
- a CDS encoding F0F1 ATP synthase subunit epsilon has translation MAMTVHCDIVSAEEELFSGLVEMVVAHGNLGDIGVLPGHAPLLTDLKPGPVRVIKQGGDEEIFYISGGFIEVQPNMVKVLADTATRAKDIDEAAAQAAVKAAEKALHEKGAEFDYGSAAARLAEAAAQLRTIEAMRKKYGRH, from the coding sequence AAGAGCTGTTCTCGGGGCTGGTGGAAATGGTCGTCGCCCACGGCAACCTGGGTGACATCGGCGTTCTGCCGGGTCACGCGCCGCTGCTGACCGATCTCAAGCCGGGTCCGGTTCGAGTGATCAAGCAGGGTGGTGACGAGGAGATCTTCTACATCTCCGGCGGCTTCATCGAAGTGCAGCCGAACATGGTGAAGGTTCTCGCCGATACCGCTACGCGCGCCAAGGACATCGACGAAGCCGCCGCTCAGGCTGCCGTCAAAGCTGCCGAGAAGGCCCTGCACGAGAAGGGCGCGGAGTTCGATTACGGCTCCGCCGCCGCTCGCCTGGCCGAGGCCGCAGCCCAGCTGCGAACCATCGAGGCAATGCGCAAGAAGTACGGTCGGCACTGA